A genomic window from Flintibacter sp. KGMB00164 includes:
- a CDS encoding helix-turn-helix transcriptional regulator produces the protein MRLSIAHHIRSLRKRAGLTQEELAQRLYVTRQTVSLWELGKTRPDVETLQAIADCLGVDLLQVLYGPEQTAAQGTTRRLIVWAAVSGGVGALLWGVMTLVHSWMGRPELIGSAWFVPVGSGYLWMGLYGCSLLALLSGMWLGKILNPVPTRPQPLWMGIGLAVLAIWITYCVSLHIPLPWASLAAWRMQQAPWLFLPLGLLFQRSWLSWRHMLGLRQENAL, from the coding sequence ATGCGTCTATCCATTGCGCATCACATCCGCAGCCTGCGCAAGCGTGCCGGGCTGACCCAGGAGGAGCTGGCCCAGCGGCTATATGTGACCCGGCAGACCGTTTCCCTGTGGGAGCTGGGAAAAACCCGGCCTGACGTGGAGACCCTCCAGGCCATTGCCGACTGCCTGGGGGTGGATCTGCTCCAGGTGCTCTACGGACCGGAGCAGACTGCGGCCCAGGGCACCACACGCCGGCTTATCGTATGGGCGGCGGTGAGCGGAGGAGTCGGGGCGCTGCTCTGGGGCGTGATGACCCTGGTACACAGCTGGATGGGCCGGCCGGAACTCATTGGCTCGGCCTGGTTTGTGCCTGTGGGCAGCGGCTATCTCTGGATGGGATTGTATGGATGCTCCCTTCTAGCACTGCTGTCCGGGATGTGGCTGGGAAAAATTTTGAACCCTGTGCCCACTCGCCCCCAGCCGCTGTGGATGGGGATTGGACTGGCGGTTCTGGCGATATGGATCACCTATTGTGTGAGCTTGCATATACCGCTGCCCTGGGCCAGTTTGGCTGCCTGGCGGATGCAGCAAGCCCCGTGGCTGTTTCTGCCCCTGGGGCTGCTCTTCCAGCGGAGCTGGCTGTCGTGGCGGCACATGTTGGGCCTGAGACAAGAAAACGCGCTCTGA